The Yoonia sp. SS1-5 genome contains a region encoding:
- a CDS encoding GntR family transcriptional regulator encodes MNKNLKVDAETTTPKLTDAAYDALEHMIVTGELAPGRWVSEAELMAASGFTRAPIRAAMQKLATQQLIVIYPRRGAQICPLDFTQQFRVLELRREVESLLIRSATRRATDQQRARFAEMAEVFRAAALNHDQQQTTAFDIEFFKLLYAAADNQFVEAAMLSIKGLSRRFWILHQEKFGDGAYLAECSAAMAQAVADGDLEEAAKTHSAVLDYIERFTLEVVGYSHKK; translated from the coding sequence ACAAGAATCTGAAGGTTGACGCCGAGACCACGACGCCCAAGTTGACGGACGCGGCGTATGACGCCTTGGAACATATGATTGTCACCGGTGAACTCGCGCCCGGTCGCTGGGTTTCGGAGGCCGAGTTGATGGCCGCCAGCGGCTTTACCCGCGCCCCCATTCGCGCCGCGATGCAAAAGCTTGCGACACAACAGCTGATCGTGATCTATCCGCGCCGCGGCGCACAAATCTGCCCGCTTGATTTTACCCAGCAATTCCGTGTCCTCGAACTGCGGCGTGAGGTCGAAAGCCTGCTGATCCGCAGCGCGACGCGCCGTGCAACTGATCAGCAGCGTGCCAGATTTGCCGAGATGGCAGAGGTGTTTCGCGCCGCCGCGCTGAACCATGACCAGCAGCAAACAACCGCGTTTGATATCGAGTTCTTCAAATTACTATATGCCGCCGCGGACAATCAGTTTGTCGAGGCTGCGATGCTGTCCATCAAGGGGTTGTCGCGTCGCTTTTGGATCCTGCATCAGGAAAAGTTCGGCGATGGGGCGTATCTTGCGGAATGTTCCGCCGCGATGGCCCAGGCCGTCGCCGATGGTGATCTGGAAGAGGCAGCAAAGACCCATAGCGCCGTGCTGGACTATATCGAACGGTTCACGTTGGAAGTTGTGGGTTACAGCCACAAGAAATAG
- a CDS encoding CobW family GTP-binding protein — MIGRIPITILSGYLGAGKTTMINRVLSGDPGRRVAVLVNDFGAVNIDASLIATQEDDRISLTNGCVCCSIGDDLGAALDDQAARADPPEHILLEASGVAEPKRVAMHAGYWPGFTLDALIVVVDAETIRARAKDKFVGKLIRSQIAAAEIIALTKTDLIGPDMAQSVIGFLRGIAPDVRVIEAPNGSMPNDLIFGSTGVFRAPFQTGDDTDHAALHTVTWIPQQAVSQRKLDQALKSSPTFIHRAKGFFVDADTDRMMLLQAVGARFSFDAAPADMAPAIVMIGTGAPADMSAEMDRIRQAVG; from the coding sequence ATGATCGGCCGCATCCCCATTACGATCCTGTCCGGCTATCTGGGCGCGGGCAAAACCACGATGATCAACCGGGTTTTATCGGGGGATCCGGGGCGTCGGGTCGCGGTCTTGGTCAACGATTTTGGTGCTGTGAATATCGACGCCAGTCTGATTGCAACGCAGGAAGATGACCGGATCAGCCTGACCAATGGCTGTGTTTGCTGTTCCATCGGGGATGATCTGGGTGCTGCATTGGATGACCAAGCCGCCCGAGCAGACCCGCCCGAACATATCCTGCTAGAGGCCAGCGGCGTCGCCGAACCGAAACGGGTTGCCATGCATGCAGGATATTGGCCGGGATTTACGCTGGACGCCCTGATCGTGGTGGTTGATGCCGAAACCATTCGCGCCCGCGCCAAAGATAAATTTGTCGGCAAATTGATCCGCAGCCAAATTGCGGCTGCCGAAATCATCGCCCTTACCAAAACAGATCTCATTGGCCCGGACATGGCCCAATCGGTGATCGGGTTCCTGCGCGGGATCGCCCCGGATGTGCGTGTGATCGAGGCGCCAAACGGATCCATGCCCAATGATCTGATTTTTGGCAGCACCGGGGTATTTCGGGCACCATTCCAAACCGGCGATGACACAGATCACGCCGCGCTGCATACAGTCACATGGATCCCACAGCAGGCCGTGTCACAGCGCAAACTGGACCAGGCGCTTAAGTCATCCCCGACCTTCATTCACCGGGCCAAGGGATTTTTTGTGGATGCCGATACTGACCGCATGATGCTGCTTCAGGCCGTTGGCGCCCGCTTCAGCTTTGACGCGGCTCCGGCAGATATGGCGCCGGCGATTGTCATGATCGGAACGGGCGCACCGGCGGACATGAGCGCCGAAATGGACCGGATCAGGCAGGCCGTCGGCTGA
- a CDS encoding amidohydrolase has protein sequence MSELTIYTARQIRTMNPSFPTGNAVAVRDGRIVEVGTLDSLRPWLDAHPHRIDDRFKDHVLMPGFIDPHLHPTIGAMLLPTQWITAMEWDLPGKKSPAIKTHEAYIARLTQIEAAMEDPDEMLITWGFHKIWHGDVYLDALNKISTTRPIVICQRSFHEVICNDAAIDWMGFDRADLERHQQVDLRTGQFMETGMFLALNALKRVMMSPEWFDRGMEKMKRLMHMGGEVTVGDMAFPLYDETLEWTGMVKHFEDSQFRCSITPRGLLDMSTFAGDPANELTRIDGYQARSTDRFNFTESVKLFADGGFNAELMQLGEPGYIDGHEGEWMMAPELFLELARTYWKAGKQIHVHCTGDMGVELAISTLETLQAEHPRFNHRFTIEHLGVSTPEQIQRLKDLGGIVSAAVYYVHELGEAYWRGSIGYERASQMSRMGTLERLGVKTSFHSDFLVSPPQPLKLAWVAANRIAESGAVLGASECVSLDFAMRAITIDAAYILGLEDDIGSIRAGKKADFTVLEQDPWDVPLADLKDIPIWGTVFEGTPFPIEK, from the coding sequence ATGTCCGAACTCACCATCTACACCGCGCGCCAGATCCGCACGATGAACCCGTCCTTTCCGACGGGCAATGCTGTTGCGGTGCGCGACGGGCGCATCGTTGAGGTTGGGACGCTGGATAGTCTGCGGCCGTGGCTGGATGCACATCCCCATCGCATTGATGACCGGTTCAAGGACCACGTTCTGATGCCCGGCTTCATCGACCCGCATCTTCATCCGACAATTGGTGCGATGCTGCTGCCCACCCAGTGGATCACCGCCATGGAATGGGACCTGCCGGGAAAGAAATCCCCGGCCATCAAAACGCATGAAGCCTATATCGCGCGCCTCACCCAGATCGAAGCCGCGATGGAAGACCCCGATGAGATGCTGATCACATGGGGCTTTCACAAGATCTGGCATGGTGATGTCTATCTCGACGCGCTCAACAAGATATCGACCACCCGGCCGATCGTGATCTGCCAGCGATCCTTTCACGAGGTGATTTGTAACGATGCCGCGATTGACTGGATGGGATTTGACCGGGCCGATCTGGAACGCCACCAGCAGGTTGATCTGAGGACCGGCCAATTCATGGAAACCGGGATGTTCCTGGCGCTGAACGCGCTCAAGCGGGTCATGATGTCGCCGGAATGGTTCGACAGGGGCATGGAGAAGATGAAGCGCCTCATGCATATGGGGGGCGAAGTCACCGTGGGTGACATGGCGTTTCCGCTATATGACGAAACGCTTGAATGGACCGGCATGGTCAAGCATTTCGAAGACAGCCAGTTCCGTTGCTCGATCACCCCACGCGGGTTGCTGGATATGTCGACATTTGCGGGCGACCCCGCGAACGAGCTGACGCGCATCGACGGCTATCAGGCCCGCTCGACCGACCGGTTCAACTTCACGGAATCAGTCAAGCTTTTTGCCGATGGCGGGTTCAACGCCGAGCTAATGCAATTGGGCGAGCCGGGCTATATTGATGGGCACGAGGGTGAATGGATGATGGCGCCCGAGCTGTTTTTGGAACTGGCCCGGACCTATTGGAAGGCTGGCAAGCAAATTCACGTCCATTGTACCGGCGATATGGGCGTGGAATTGGCGATCAGCACACTGGAGACGCTGCAAGCCGAGCATCCGCGCTTTAACCACCGTTTCACAATCGAGCATCTGGGCGTGTCCACGCCCGAGCAAATTCAGCGGCTCAAGGACCTTGGGGGTATCGTTTCGGCCGCGGTCTACTATGTGCATGAATTGGGCGAGGCTTATTGGCGTGGCTCTATCGGATATGAACGTGCCAGCCAGATGTCGCGGATGGGTACGCTGGAACGGCTGGGGGTCAAGACCTCGTTTCACTCGGACTTTCTGGTATCGCCGCCGCAGCCACTGAAACTGGCCTGGGTCGCGGCCAACCGTATCGCGGAATCGGGCGCAGTTCTGGGCGCCTCTGAATGTGTCTCGCTGGATTTTGCAATGCGCGCGATCACCATTGATGCGGCCTATATTCTGGGGCTGGAGGACGACATCGGATCAATCCGTGCAGGCAAAAAGGCAGACTTTACCGTGCTGGAACAGGACCCATGGGATGTCCCATTGGCCGACCTGAAAGATATCCCGATCTGGGGGACAGTGTTCGAAGGCACGCCATTCCCCATCGAAAAATGA
- a CDS encoding DUF5666 domain-containing protein has protein sequence MIPRLAHIFRFSLVLLLGASGAVGQETDEPQEGGLTGTGIMGILNHERAIEIEGVSVVLPANLSVTSPLGPVTVDQLQAGDMIALQLGGTLQTPDVVAARQVIQLLGPVTQVTDETLTVMGTQVHNLTQLSRSDIGDWVAVSGYWRADGVVATRIEIVQPRQRAHIQGTYDALSTGLGRIGGTTIRSQSEPAVDQGDVVRVTGRFGGNTIVADSVEVGHFAQDVRTVLAQGYLSAPAPSGYYTVLGTGISSLMSRPEMINQQRLVTACGLDGDLVTDQTSILGVSVLCR, from the coding sequence ATGATCCCGAGGTTGGCGCATATATTTCGATTTTCGCTTGTTCTTTTGTTGGGCGCGTCGGGTGCTGTTGGTCAGGAAACGGACGAACCTCAGGAAGGCGGTCTGACCGGTACGGGAATCATGGGGATTTTGAACCATGAACGCGCGATTGAGATCGAGGGCGTGTCAGTTGTTCTGCCAGCCAACCTTTCTGTTACAAGCCCGCTTGGGCCTGTGACCGTCGATCAGTTGCAAGCAGGTGACATGATTGCCTTGCAACTGGGCGGGACATTGCAGACCCCGGATGTCGTTGCGGCCCGACAGGTCATCCAGTTGCTTGGCCCGGTGACGCAGGTCACCGACGAAACCCTGACCGTGATGGGCACGCAGGTCCACAACCTGACCCAACTCAGCAGATCGGACATTGGCGACTGGGTCGCGGTCAGCGGCTATTGGCGCGCGGACGGTGTCGTTGCAACCCGGATTGAGATCGTGCAGCCCCGGCAGAGGGCGCATATCCAGGGCACCTATGATGCGCTTTCGACCGGGCTCGGGCGCATTGGCGGCACCACGATCCGCAGTCAATCGGAACCGGCAGTTGATCAGGGCGATGTCGTGCGCGTGACCGGGCGCTTCGGCGGGAATACGATTGTCGCCGATAGTGTCGAGGTCGGTCATTTTGCGCAGGATGTGCGCACTGTCCTGGCGCAAGGATACTTATCGGCGCCGGCGCCGTCAGGCTATTATACCGTCCTTGGAACAGGTATTTCATCCCTGATGAGCCGTCCGGAAATGATCAATCAGCAACGGCTGGTGACGGCCTGCGGCCTGGACGGTGATCTGGTAACTGATCAAACATCAATATTGGGCGTCTCTGTGCTTTGCCGGTAG
- a CDS encoding DUF6502 family protein has product MRLILRPIARLMIANNLPLSRFVELAKRALIEEALAQQQSATNSYVSLKTGVHRKDVKRLREMDDWDSDPSSVATPIASILTCWTQDPAFCQTQGQARPLRRRRDGENAGFEDLVRRAKVDVPAATILQELVDQKLVRTNEDEQILLISDTYIPTMGAAVLEAFQATVTDHVSVAVDNAISDDPADKAFDRVLRYSHLSQASVEELDAASRAAALDYLNKLNSLAHDLQTRDAESEPQETGRFVTGVYIVPKHPQPVPSQKEKQI; this is encoded by the coding sequence TTGCGGCTGATTCTGCGGCCCATTGCGCGACTGATGATCGCAAACAACCTGCCGCTGTCCCGGTTCGTTGAACTGGCCAAGCGCGCCTTGATCGAAGAAGCATTGGCACAGCAACAATCGGCGACCAACAGCTATGTCAGCCTCAAGACAGGTGTGCATCGCAAGGACGTCAAACGATTGCGTGAAATGGATGACTGGGACAGCGATCCATCGTCGGTTGCCACCCCGATCGCTTCAATCCTGACGTGTTGGACACAAGATCCGGCCTTTTGCCAGACACAAGGACAGGCACGCCCGCTACGACGCCGGCGGGATGGCGAGAATGCGGGCTTTGAAGACCTCGTGCGCCGCGCCAAAGTTGACGTCCCGGCTGCAACAATTCTTCAGGAGCTTGTTGACCAGAAACTTGTACGCACCAACGAAGACGAGCAAATCCTGCTGATTTCGGACACCTATATCCCAACCATGGGCGCGGCGGTTCTTGAGGCGTTTCAGGCCACCGTCACCGATCATGTCAGTGTTGCCGTCGACAATGCCATATCCGACGACCCGGCAGATAAAGCGTTCGACCGGGTCCTGCGCTACTCGCATTTGTCACAAGCATCGGTTGAAGAGCTTGACGCGGCGTCTCGGGCAGCAGCACTGGACTACCTTAACAAATTAAATAGTCTGGCGCATGATCTTCAGACCCGCGACGCGGAAAGTGAGCCACAAGAAACCGGCAGGTTTGTCACAGGGGTATACATCGTCCCCAAGCACCCGCAGCCTGTCCCGTCGCAAAAAGAGAAACAAATATGA
- a CDS encoding AMP-binding protein — protein sequence MFDQPDIHKPEAYQDVDNLPADWFAAFGTGPVVAPRFGTIPQGFAKFAAQQPGAVAVTCADQSLSYGELDQAANRLARVLMEHGVARGDAVCLFLTRSIPMVVGIIACMRLGAAYVPQHLGVAPENALRTILGVTKSRVILTTAALSPKITMADDQVVIAIDDVMADETLDARPVAEQATPDDVCMILFTSGTTGVPNGVQVTQRNLANILLTAPGDLGIRPGLKVGQILSIAFDMAAWETLGCLSNGGTLVIRGRDIQATAEVVDVLIATPSILASLDADRCHNVQTVAVAGEPCPRPLADKWGAFCTFYNSCGPTETTIINTAIQHTPDKADLTIGKPTPNNTVYILDDDLSPLPFGEKGEMWAGGDCVTAGYLANDVLNAERYRPDPYRPGAMMFRTRDLGRWTTTGELRHCGRVDDLVKIKGFRVELDGVSRKIEDTAGCTQAATLKYDNETLVSFVCPATIAPQAACNSVAAGLPYYCVPKLVVPLDELPKTPRGKLDKRRLISMAQDIMQAAENGAVQ from the coding sequence GTGTTTGATCAACCAGACATCCACAAGCCGGAAGCCTATCAGGACGTCGACAACCTGCCCGCTGACTGGTTCGCGGCATTTGGCACCGGTCCGGTTGTCGCGCCGCGGTTCGGGACCATTCCACAAGGTTTTGCCAAATTTGCCGCGCAGCAGCCCGGCGCGGTTGCTGTAACATGCGCAGATCAGTCCCTGTCTTACGGTGAACTTGATCAGGCGGCGAACCGGTTGGCCCGTGTGCTTATGGAACATGGCGTCGCCCGCGGTGACGCGGTCTGCCTGTTCCTGACGCGATCTATTCCGATGGTTGTGGGCATTATTGCCTGCATGCGCCTTGGCGCTGCCTATGTGCCGCAGCATCTAGGCGTGGCCCCGGAGAATGCGTTGCGCACGATCCTCGGGGTCACCAAGTCCCGCGTTATCCTGACAACCGCTGCACTTTCGCCAAAGATCACCATGGCGGATGATCAGGTTGTCATCGCTATTGATGATGTCATGGCAGACGAGACGCTTGATGCGCGCCCGGTGGCCGAGCAGGCTACACCTGACGATGTCTGCATGATCCTGTTCACCTCTGGCACGACAGGCGTTCCAAATGGTGTTCAGGTCACCCAACGCAATCTTGCCAATATTCTGCTGACGGCTCCCGGGGATCTCGGTATCAGGCCGGGTCTGAAAGTGGGGCAAATTCTGTCGATTGCCTTTGATATGGCCGCCTGGGAGACACTTGGCTGTTTGTCCAATGGCGGGACGCTTGTGATCCGTGGTCGCGACATTCAGGCCACTGCAGAGGTTGTTGACGTTCTGATCGCCACGCCGTCGATCCTTGCCTCATTGGATGCGGACCGATGCCATAACGTCCAGACTGTTGCCGTGGCAGGCGAACCCTGCCCGCGCCCGCTTGCCGACAAATGGGGGGCCTTTTGCACATTCTACAATTCCTGTGGTCCGACCGAAACGACGATCATCAACACAGCTATTCAACACACCCCGGATAAGGCCGATCTGACCATCGGCAAGCCCACCCCGAATAATACCGTCTATATTCTGGATGACGATCTGTCCCCGCTGCCATTTGGCGAAAAGGGCGAGATGTGGGCTGGTGGTGATTGCGTCACCGCAGGCTATCTGGCCAATGACGTATTGAATGCGGAACGCTACCGCCCTGACCCCTATCGCCCCGGTGCAATGATGTTCCGGACCCGCGATCTGGGCCGTTGGACCACAACCGGCGAGTTGCGCCATTGCGGCCGGGTTGATGACCTGGTCAAGATCAAGGGATTCCGGGTCGAACTGGACGGCGTCAGCCGCAAAATCGAAGATACAGCCGGTTGCACCCAGGCTGCGACACTCAAGTATGACAATGAAACCCTTGTGTCCTTCGTCTGCCCCGCAACAATCGCGCCGCAAGCGGCCTGCAACAGTGTGGCGGCAGGCCTGCCATATTACTGCGTTCCCAAATTGGTGGTGCCTTTGGATGAACTGCCAAAGACCCCGCGGGGCAAGCTGGACAAGCGCAGGCTGATCAGCATGGCGCAGGACATCATGCAAGCTGCAGAAAACGGGGCTGTCCAATGA
- a CDS encoding enoyl-CoA hydratase-related protein, translating to MYQTIVTSVADRVLTIQLNRPDTLNALNTQVMEEVLDCASGHDADPDIGCIVLTGNDRAFAAGADIAELMVQDYASMYASDFFAGWDRFAALRTPKLAAVEGYALGGGCELAMMCDVIIAADTARFGQPEIKIGCIPGIGGTQRLTRLVGRACAMDMILTGRMIDADEALRMGLVSRVVPVADLAPTATEIATRIAKAPKDIAMMATACVREAEQSPLSAGIRFERQMYHALYGSAAQKEGMSAFLEKRAPNFR from the coding sequence ATGTATCAGACGATTGTCACATCGGTTGCTGACCGGGTCCTGACCATTCAACTGAATCGGCCCGACACACTGAATGCGCTGAACACGCAAGTGATGGAAGAGGTCCTTGATTGTGCGTCTGGACATGATGCCGATCCTGATATCGGGTGCATTGTCCTGACGGGCAATGACCGGGCGTTTGCGGCCGGTGCTGATATCGCCGAATTGATGGTGCAGGATTACGCCAGCATGTATGCAAGCGACTTTTTCGCCGGATGGGATCGGTTTGCGGCACTGCGGACCCCGAAACTTGCCGCCGTCGAGGGCTATGCCCTGGGCGGCGGGTGCGAACTTGCGATGATGTGCGATGTGATCATCGCCGCGGATACCGCGCGTTTTGGACAACCCGAGATCAAGATCGGCTGCATCCCCGGCATTGGCGGGACCCAGCGCCTGACGCGGCTGGTTGGTCGTGCCTGTGCAATGGACATGATCCTGACCGGCCGCATGATTGATGCTGACGAAGCCTTGCGCATGGGTCTTGTCAGTCGGGTCGTCCCGGTTGCCGATCTGGCGCCCACAGCGACAGAAATCGCAACCCGGATTGCCAAGGCGCCGAAGGATATCGCGATGATGGCCACCGCGTGCGTCAGGGAAGCAGAGCAAAGCCCGCTGAGCGCCGGCATACGTTTTGAGCGGCAGATGTATCATGCCTTATACGGATCAGCGGCCCAGAAAGAGGGCATGAGCGCATTCCTTGAAAAACGTGCGCCGAATTTTCGGTAG
- a CDS encoding SdrD B-like domain-containing protein, giving the protein MTYRHNNNGGGHSHKWMGQDSHYSGRSWGNTHHDNDGHWGKPGHRDVGHWGRDWMDFSHPDFECPPCDGPDAVKIDFEEFRRGEKIQNIDDFVTIEVHRATHCHYGNQTLIPGTGMIFDTGRPSGRDYDLAHNREGKVLIISEDNDSHDPDDNRHGGTVSFDFKSPVSVTELTVIDTEEGGSVDLFDAHGNLIKSIALPHTRDGGVKRVPLDTDDVAHMTITLHGSGAIDDICYVPPAPSASVSGTFFIDENDNAVQDASDSVVANAKVKLLLDGVVVDHTRTDHSGNYRFDDIAPGDDYAVVFVNRDSALTFVAGDVDDDDTIDSDVLFETKAGNGRTATFSLSADEDMQHVDAGLVAANVAPVAADDAATICAEETGIINVLANDTDADDGDSLAVTAVNGVAVDIGDTVTLDSGATVTVNDGGVLSYDSNALVVDGVSAADLLIGTSVSDSFTYTVSDGRGGTDDATVTMTVDGARNTLPDIFNSLPDTAMVVQGGMSIKNGYSSRVDETGDARFDGIRFEAAYCIERDEAFIPNIDVAMNVYGGVAGEFDASLFSNDFVENLDAINWLLNQDFTAKNNGDTTGAGAGQNYTEIEIQHAIWGLTDDNSELMMPEAVGGHYNGTQENIDTLLALAHANGEGFVPGDGDMVTIILDPIQAQANAPVKYRKEDSDYDLASILVIPFEDLSLIC; this is encoded by the coding sequence ATGACATACCGGCACAACAACAACGGCGGTGGCCATTCACATAAGTGGATGGGGCAGGACAGTCATTATTCAGGGCGGTCGTGGGGAAATACACACCACGATAACGATGGTCACTGGGGCAAGCCCGGACATCGTGATGTCGGCCATTGGGGTCGGGACTGGATGGATTTCAGCCACCCGGATTTTGAATGCCCTCCCTGCGACGGGCCCGACGCCGTCAAGATCGACTTTGAAGAATTCCGGCGCGGTGAGAAAATTCAGAATATCGACGATTTTGTGACGATCGAAGTCCATCGCGCAACCCATTGTCACTATGGCAATCAGACGCTGATACCTGGCACCGGGATGATTTTTGACACGGGTCGGCCATCCGGCAGGGATTACGACCTGGCTCATAATCGCGAGGGCAAGGTTTTGATCATCTCAGAAGACAATGACAGCCACGACCCCGACGACAATCGGCATGGCGGGACCGTCAGTTTTGACTTCAAGTCACCTGTTTCGGTCACCGAACTGACCGTGATTGATACCGAAGAGGGCGGCAGCGTTGACCTATTTGACGCACATGGAAACCTGATCAAATCCATTGCACTGCCGCATACGCGTGATGGCGGGGTGAAACGTGTCCCGCTGGACACTGATGATGTGGCACACATGACGATTACGTTGCACGGGTCTGGTGCGATTGACGACATTTGCTATGTGCCACCGGCCCCCAGTGCGTCCGTCAGTGGTACGTTCTTCATTGATGAAAATGACAATGCGGTTCAGGACGCCTCGGATTCCGTTGTTGCAAACGCAAAGGTCAAGCTGCTGCTGGACGGGGTGGTCGTCGACCATACGCGGACAGATCACAGCGGCAATTACCGGTTTGATGATATCGCGCCGGGCGATGATTACGCGGTCGTCTTCGTGAACCGAGACAGCGCGCTGACATTTGTCGCAGGCGACGTGGATGACGACGATACGATTGATAGCGATGTCCTGTTTGAGACCAAGGCAGGCAATGGACGTACCGCGACATTTTCGTTGTCCGCTGATGAAGATATGCAGCATGTTGATGCGGGTCTTGTCGCCGCCAACGTGGCGCCGGTGGCCGCTGATGACGCTGCAACCATTTGCGCCGAAGAGACAGGCATCATCAACGTTCTGGCCAATGATACGGACGCGGATGATGGTGACAGCCTGGCCGTGACAGCCGTGAACGGCGTTGCCGTTGATATTGGCGACACCGTCACGCTTGATAGTGGCGCAACCGTCACTGTGAACGATGGCGGGGTTTTGTCATATGACAGCAATGCGCTTGTTGTTGACGGGGTGAGCGCAGCAGATCTGTTGATCGGAACCAGCGTCAGCGACAGTTTCACCTATACCGTGTCCGACGGGCGCGGCGGCACCGACGACGCCACCGTCACAATGACAGTTGATGGCGCGCGCAACACCTTGCCGGATATTTTCAATTCGCTGCCGGACACCGCAATGGTGGTCCAAGGCGGTATGTCGATCAAAAACGGCTACTCATCCCGCGTCGATGAAACAGGGGATGCGCGTTTCGACGGTATCCGGTTCGAGGCGGCATATTGCATCGAACGAGACGAAGCATTCATTCCCAATATTGATGTTGCCATGAACGTCTATGGTGGCGTGGCCGGCGAATTTGACGCGAGCCTGTTCTCAAATGATTTTGTCGAAAACCTCGACGCGATCAATTGGTTGTTGAACCAGGATTTCACCGCGAAAAATAACGGCGACACGACAGGCGCGGGCGCCGGGCAGAATTATACCGAAATCGAAATCCAGCATGCCATCTGGGGGCTGACTGACGACAATTCTGAATTGATGATGCCAGAAGCGGTTGGCGGTCACTACAACGGAACGCAGGAAAACATTGATACACTGCTTGCCCTTGCCCACGCCAATGGCGAGGGCTTTGTGCCGGGCGATGGCGATATGGTCACGATCATCCTCGACCCGATCCAGGCACAGGCAAATGCACCCGTCAAATATCGGAAGGAAGACAGCGACTATGACCTGGCCTCAATCCTCGTCATTCCCTTCGAAGATCTCAGCCTGATCTGCTGA